CTGGGTCGGCAAGCACAGCCTGCTGATCAACCCCCAGGGTGGTTCCTTTTTCTTTTTGGGTGAGCTGCTGGTGGACTTGCCCCTGCCCAAAGACCCCCCTGCCGATGCCGACAAATGCGGTAAATGCGTGGCCTGTATGACCATCTGCCCCACCCAGGCCATAGTGGAGCCCTATGTGGTGGACGCCAGGCGCTGTATTTCCTACCTGACCATCGAACTCAAGGGCGCCATTCCCGAACCACTGCGTCCCCTGATCGGCAACCGCATCTACGGCTGTGACGACTGCCAGCTGATCTGCCCCTGGAACCGCTTTGCCCATTTGAGCGTTGAGCCGGACTTTGCCCCCCGCAGCGCCCTGCATGGCCCGCAGCTGCTGGACCTGTGGCAATGGGACGAGGCACGCTTTTTAAAGATCACCGAAGGCTCCCCCATCAGGCGCATCGGCTTTGAGTCCTGGCAGCGCAACATTGCCGTGGCCCTGGGTAATGCACCCCATAGCCAGGCAGTGATCGAAGCTTTGGAGCACAAGCTGCCCCAGCTGTCGCCTCTGGTGGCCGAACATGCCCAGTGGGCCCTTGGCCAGCAAAGACAAAAAGCCCAGGGGCAGCCGGCCGGCAAAAGCGGCCAGCAAAAAGCCCGCTTGGTGCGGGCTGTGCAAAAAGGCTTGCCGGACTCGGCCTAACGGCGGCGTTAGCGGGGCACCGGCAGTTCCCGGCTCCAGACGATAATGCCATTGGCTAGGGCCATTACCCTCAGGCGCAGGCTGTCACCGCTTTCGCGGATCTGGCCATACAGCAGGTATTGGTGGCCCCCTTCGCGGCCGGCCTGGCGGGCTGACAGCAGATCGAAGGCATCGGCCCTGGCGGACAGATCCGCCACGTCCCTACCCTGCTGTGACAACTCCCCAAGGATGCGCGCCGTCATGCCGGCAGTGTCCAGACGCTGGCTGGAATAGTTAGCTACCCGCACCACGGCAATGTCCCCGTCCGGCAGGGTTGCTGCCAGGGACGCCAGAGATTGGGCCAAGGCGTCGTCCTGGGGTTGTTCTTGGGGCTCTTCCACCGGTGGCCGCTCCGGTGGCCGGGTACCTGTTACACCCAACTGGGCACAACCGGCCAGTAACAGCAGGGACAGGAGTCCCAATATCGATTTTTGCATGCCGCTCCTCCTGGGGACAGCTTGCTGAATGTCCCTTTAACTCTGGATGAATTAACGCTTTTTGGGAACCCAGGCCCAAAGATAGCGGGCCTGGACCGGTTCTTCCCCGGCTTCGTCGGTGATCACTACCGCCACTTCCACTTCACCCTTCTCGGCGCTGCGGATCTGGACTATCTGCTCCTCGCTCAGGCTGGCAACGGCCTTGAGGCTGCCCTGGGCCCGGCGCACGTAGTTCACGTCCATGGCCTTTAATAGCGGCAATTTATCGTCG
This is a stretch of genomic DNA from Gallaecimonas xiamenensis 3-C-1. It encodes these proteins:
- a CDS encoding lipoprotein; this encodes MQKSILGLLSLLLLAGCAQLGVTGTRPPERPPVEEPQEQPQDDALAQSLASLAATLPDGDIAVVRVANYSSQRLDTAGMTARILGELSQQGRDVADLSARADAFDLLSARQAGREGGHQYLLYGQIRESGDSLRLRVMALANGIIVWSRELPVPR
- the queG gene encoding tRNA epoxyqueuosine(34) reductase QueG, with translation MLPCGPLPEGLNVIDYQQLADDIKGWGQELGFQQVGITDTDLTSHEAALQAWLDAGHHGDMDYMARYGMLRARPTELLPGTLRVISARMDYLPPKARFGEILGDGNKGYVSRYALGRDYHKLLRNRLKKLGERIQQACGDYQFRPFVDSAPVLERPLAAKAGLGWVGKHSLLINPQGGSFFFLGELLVDLPLPKDPPADADKCGKCVACMTICPTQAIVEPYVVDARRCISYLTIELKGAIPEPLRPLIGNRIYGCDDCQLICPWNRFAHLSVEPDFAPRSALHGPQLLDLWQWDEARFLKITEGSPIRRIGFESWQRNIAVALGNAPHSQAVIEALEHKLPQLSPLVAEHAQWALGQQRQKAQGQPAGKSGQQKARLVRAVQKGLPDSA